One genomic window of Rhizobium lentis includes the following:
- a CDS encoding efflux transporter outer membrane subunit produces MYPSFSTRLSSLRYAASAFTLLLAGCVSGPDHVPPEMPLPARFEEGGSKSNGGVVTAEWWTAYRDRQLDGLVAHGLNENLDVLQALESINAAAANVTVAGAGGLPSLSVDASHTVSGEKGRLRTTVGATNTTGGGASLSWLLDVFGQYRRSKESAIASLGAAHATADNAKLTFLKDLVESYIDARYYQERIALSQANLKSRQQTYELTQLQLKAGAASRLDVVQAEGLVQSTKADIPGLEQSFTESAHHIATLLGMPAASLTDELRKSAGQPVFRGSIRAGIPADLIRNRPDIRKAERELAAAVADIGAAEAELYPSISLSGSISPSWVKSSGASGASLTSWSFGPTLNLPIFDGGKLQANVDIEKSDAKSQYLAWKAAVLNGIEEVENALSAVRRDTQTLEPLRRQVQTAQESLALSTTSYKDGASSLLDVLDAQRSVSDAQESLAATVQQVAKDYVDLYVAIGAGYLEPEHSPSTQTAKSG; encoded by the coding sequence ATCCGCCTTCACGCTGCTGCTCGCGGGCTGCGTCAGCGGCCCTGATCATGTTCCCCCTGAGATGCCGCTGCCGGCCAGATTCGAAGAGGGTGGCAGCAAGAGCAATGGCGGTGTCGTGACGGCTGAGTGGTGGACGGCCTATCGCGACAGGCAGCTCGACGGGCTGGTCGCCCATGGCCTCAACGAGAACCTTGATGTGCTGCAGGCGCTCGAAAGCATCAACGCGGCTGCCGCCAATGTCACGGTTGCCGGCGCTGGCGGACTGCCTAGCCTCAGTGTCGACGCATCGCACACGGTATCCGGCGAGAAGGGGCGGCTGCGCACGACGGTCGGCGCCACCAACACGACAGGCGGCGGCGCCAGCCTTTCCTGGCTGCTCGACGTCTTCGGCCAGTATCGTCGCTCGAAGGAGAGTGCCATCGCCTCCCTCGGGGCAGCCCATGCGACGGCCGATAATGCGAAGCTCACATTCCTGAAAGACCTGGTCGAGAGCTATATCGACGCCCGCTACTATCAGGAGCGCATTGCGCTTTCCCAGGCGAATTTGAAATCCCGTCAGCAGACTTACGAACTCACGCAGCTACAGCTCAAGGCAGGGGCGGCCTCCCGTCTCGACGTCGTTCAGGCCGAGGGGCTGGTACAATCGACGAAGGCCGACATTCCCGGCCTCGAACAGAGTTTTACAGAGTCGGCTCATCACATCGCCACCTTGCTTGGAATGCCGGCGGCGTCGCTGACGGACGAGCTACGGAAAAGCGCAGGCCAGCCGGTTTTCCGCGGCAGCATTCGCGCCGGTATTCCCGCCGATCTCATCCGCAACCGTCCCGATATCCGGAAAGCCGAACGCGAGCTGGCGGCGGCTGTTGCCGATATCGGTGCTGCCGAAGCTGAGCTTTATCCGTCGATCTCGCTCTCCGGCTCGATCTCGCCGAGCTGGGTCAAATCATCGGGCGCCAGCGGCGCAAGCCTGACCAGCTGGTCCTTCGGGCCGACGCTCAACCTGCCGATCTTCGACGGCGGCAAGTTGCAGGCGAATGTCGATATCGAGAAGTCCGATGCGAAGTCTCAATATCTCGCCTGGAAGGCGGCGGTGCTGAACGGGATCGAAGAGGTCGAGAACGCGCTGTCGGCGGTTCGCCGCGACACGCAGACGCTGGAACCGTTGCGCAGGCAGGTGCAGACGGCGCAGGAATCGCTGGCGCTTTCGACCACCAGCTACAAGGATGGCGCCTCCTCGCTGCTCGACGTTCTGGACGCGCAACGTTCGGTCTCAGATGCTCAGGAAAGTCTTGCGGCCACCGTGCAGCAGGTCGCGAAGGATTATGTGGACCTCTATGTCGCCATCGGCGCCGGTTACCTCGAGCCGGAACATTCCCCGTCCACGCAAACTGCAAAATCGGGCTGA
- a CDS encoding HpcH/HpaI aldolase/citrate lyase family protein gives MRLRSLLFVPGDRPERFDKALASGADAVILDLEDSVAPANKPRAREAVHEFTRRHTGESALLIRINPLASPESEDDLAALSGLDPFAIMLPKAEGAASVLKLAGSLGSEIPILPIATETPSAIFEIGSYRDVAASLCGLTWGAEDLPAAIGATTSRRKDGRYTPPYELARSLTLFAAHAAAVPAIDTVYPDFRDLSGLRAYVGRARRDGFSGMMAIHPGQVEAINHAFTPDASEIAWAEKVAAAFAARPEAGVIQLDGRMLDLPHLKLALRILESTGR, from the coding sequence ATGAGGCTGCGCTCGCTGCTCTTCGTGCCCGGTGACCGGCCGGAGCGTTTCGACAAAGCGCTCGCCTCCGGCGCCGATGCCGTCATCCTCGATCTGGAGGACTCGGTCGCGCCCGCCAACAAGCCACGAGCCCGCGAGGCCGTGCACGAGTTCACCCGGCGCCATACCGGTGAGAGCGCTCTGCTGATCCGCATCAATCCCCTCGCCTCGCCCGAATCCGAAGACGACCTGGCCGCTTTGAGCGGCCTTGATCCTTTCGCGATCATGCTGCCGAAGGCCGAGGGCGCGGCTTCGGTGCTGAAACTCGCAGGCTCTCTCGGCTCGGAAATCCCCATCCTGCCGATCGCGACGGAGACGCCATCGGCGATCTTCGAGATCGGCAGCTACCGGGATGTCGCGGCGAGCCTTTGCGGCCTGACCTGGGGTGCGGAAGATCTGCCCGCCGCGATAGGTGCCACAACTTCGCGCAGGAAAGATGGCCGTTATACACCGCCTTACGAGCTTGCCCGCTCACTCACGCTGTTTGCGGCCCATGCCGCCGCCGTTCCGGCCATCGACACCGTCTATCCCGATTTCCGCGATCTCAGCGGTCTCAGAGCCTACGTCGGTCGCGCCCGGCGCGACGGCTTTTCCGGCATGATGGCCATCCATCCAGGCCAGGTCGAAGCGATCAACCACGCCTTCACGCCTGACGCGTCCGAGATCGCCTGGGCGGAGAAAGTCGCCGCCGCCTTTGCCGCCAGGCCGGAGGCGGGCGTCATCCAGCTCGACGGACGCATGTTGGATTTGCCGCATCTCAAGCTTGCGCTGCGCATTCTGGAAAGCACCGGACGATAG
- a CDS encoding MaoC family dehydratase gives MAGRYFDEWTVGDRIAHEIRRTVTETDNLLFTTLSHNPQPLHLDAAYAAATEFGRIVVNGTFTFALTVGLSVGDTTLGTLVANLGYDKVTMPKPVFIGDTLRVETEVTELRRSNSRPDAGIVTFRHVTLNQRDEIVCRCLRTAMLKVRPS, from the coding sequence ATGGCCGGACGCTATTTCGACGAATGGACGGTCGGCGACCGCATCGCCCATGAGATCCGCCGCACGGTCACCGAGACCGACAACCTGCTGTTCACGACACTTTCCCACAATCCGCAGCCGCTGCATCTCGATGCCGCTTATGCGGCCGCCACCGAATTCGGCCGGATCGTCGTCAACGGCACTTTCACCTTTGCGCTGACCGTCGGCCTTTCGGTCGGCGACACCACGCTCGGCACGCTCGTCGCCAATCTCGGCTATGACAAGGTGACGATGCCGAAGCCGGTCTTCATCGGCGATACGCTGCGGGTGGAAACGGAGGTGACGGAGCTGCGCCGTTCGAATTCCCGCCCCGATGCCGGCATCGTCACCTTCCGCCACGTCACCCTGAACCAGCGTGACGAGATCGTCTGCCGGTGCCTGCGCACCGCCATGCTGAAAGTGAGGCCGTCATGA
- a CDS encoding acetyl/propionyl/methylcrotonyl-CoA carboxylase subunit alpha, with protein MMESLLIANRGEIARRIIRTAKSLGIRTIAVYSEADAGLPFVREADEAVAIGPPPARESYLSETRILDAARKTGAAAIHPGYGFLSENADFAEAVEKAGILWVGAPPAAIRAMGLKDAAKELMQAAGVPVTPGYLGPDQSEARLAAEADAIGYPVLIKAVAGGGGKGMRRVDRPRDFAELLASCRREAASAFGDDRVLIERYIANPRHIEVQVFADQHGNCVHLFERDCSLQRRHQKVIEEAPAPGLDAATRAAICKAAVKAARAVNYVGAGTIEFIADASQDLHPDRIWFMEMNTRLQVEHPVTEAISGEDLVLWQLQVASGEPLPKSQDEIAMNGWAFEARLYAENPAAGYLPSTGRLDHLRLPPTVRVDSGVEQGDEITAFYDPMIAKIIAHGPNREAALSKLAAACAGIEVWPVHSNAGLLARIAADPDFYAGRIDTGFLDRHGESLVAKEPDQTAIDRAATVLSRKVGDDPWSGLSGFRIAGPSDSRVRVRIDGHLYWGQSRPELETNTITIAETTVLFDAGNAWAIGLPDAGEIEARQGAGDGAILSPMPGLVISVEVTEGDRVAKGDRLLTVEAMKMEHSLRAPFDGLVGKLQVSTGARVSENQLVVTVMKGED; from the coding sequence ATGATGGAAAGCCTTCTCATTGCCAACCGAGGCGAAATCGCCCGCCGCATCATCCGCACGGCAAAGTCACTCGGAATCCGCACGATCGCCGTCTATTCCGAAGCCGATGCCGGCCTGCCCTTCGTGCGAGAGGCCGACGAAGCGGTGGCCATCGGCCCGCCGCCGGCCCGCGAAAGCTATCTTTCCGAGACCCGCATCCTCGACGCCGCCCGGAAAACCGGCGCCGCCGCGATCCATCCGGGCTACGGCTTCCTGTCGGAAAATGCCGACTTTGCCGAAGCGGTGGAGAAAGCCGGTATTCTCTGGGTCGGCGCGCCGCCGGCCGCCATCCGCGCAATGGGGCTCAAGGACGCCGCGAAGGAATTGATGCAGGCGGCAGGCGTGCCGGTGACCCCTGGTTATCTCGGGCCGGACCAGAGCGAGGCAAGGCTTGCGGCCGAGGCTGATGCCATCGGCTATCCCGTCCTCATCAAGGCCGTTGCCGGCGGCGGCGGCAAGGGCATGCGTCGCGTCGACCGTCCGCGAGATTTCGCGGAACTTCTCGCCTCCTGCCGCCGTGAGGCGGCCTCCGCCTTCGGCGACGACCGCGTTCTCATCGAACGCTATATCGCCAATCCGCGCCATATCGAGGTGCAGGTTTTCGCCGACCAGCACGGGAACTGCGTCCATCTCTTCGAGCGCGACTGCTCGCTGCAGCGCCGTCACCAGAAGGTCATCGAGGAGGCCCCTGCCCCCGGCCTCGATGCCGCCACGCGCGCTGCGATCTGCAAGGCGGCGGTGAAGGCGGCAAGAGCGGTGAACTATGTCGGCGCCGGCACCATCGAATTCATCGCCGATGCCTCGCAAGACCTGCATCCCGACCGCATCTGGTTCATGGAAATGAACACGCGCCTGCAGGTGGAGCATCCCGTCACCGAAGCCATATCGGGCGAGGATCTGGTGCTCTGGCAGCTGCAGGTCGCAAGCGGCGAGCCACTGCCGAAAAGCCAGGACGAGATCGCAATGAACGGCTGGGCCTTCGAAGCCCGGCTCTATGCCGAAAATCCCGCCGCCGGCTACCTGCCCTCGACCGGCCGGCTCGACCATCTCCGCCTGCCGCCAACCGTCCGCGTCGACAGCGGCGTCGAACAGGGCGATGAGATCACCGCCTTCTACGATCCGATGATCGCCAAGATCATTGCCCATGGGCCGAACCGCGAAGCCGCATTGTCGAAGCTCGCGGCCGCCTGCGCCGGCATCGAGGTCTGGCCGGTCCATTCCAATGCCGGCCTTCTCGCCCGCATCGCCGCCGACCCGGATTTCTACGCGGGCCGGATCGATACCGGGTTCCTCGACCGGCACGGCGAAAGCCTTGTGGCAAAGGAGCCGGATCAAACGGCAATCGACCGTGCCGCCACGGTGCTTTCGAGGAAAGTGGGCGATGATCCCTGGTCGGGGCTTTCCGGTTTTCGCATTGCTGGGCCAAGCGACAGCCGCGTGCGTGTCCGCATCGACGGTCACCTCTATTGGGGGCAGTCACGTCCGGAACTTGAGACAAATACGATCACGATTGCGGAAACGACGGTGCTTTTCGATGCTGGCAATGCCTGGGCGATCGGCCTGCCCGACGCAGGCGAAATCGAGGCACGTCAGGGTGCAGGCGACGGCGCGATCCTGTCGCCCATGCCCGGCCTCGTCATTTCGGTGGAAGTGACCGAAGGGGATCGCGTCGCCAAGGGGGATCGTCTGCTGACTGTGGAAGCGATGAAGATGGAGCATTCGCTTCGCGCGCCCTTTGACGGCCTCGTCGGAAAACTGCAGGTTTCCACCGGCGCCAGGGTCTCGGAAAACCAGCTGGTCGTCACCGTCATGAAGGGAGAGGACTGA
- a CDS encoding carboxyl transferase domain-containing protein, giving the protein MTVISTAVDRASESFKTNTAKNKALVDELYERSAKTREGGSQAARERHTGKGKLLPRDRIQLLLDAGSPFLEIGTLAANGMYGNEAPGAGIISGIGRVSGREVMIVANDATVKGGAYYPLTVKKHLRAQEIALQNRLPCLYLVDSGGANLPHQAEVFPDRDHFGAIFYNQAQMSAEGIPQIACVLGSCTAGGAYVPAMSDETVIVRNQGTIFLAGPPLVKAATGEIISAEELGGAETHGRRSGVVDHVAESDEHALLLVRDIVASLNSVKSVDIDVQPPRPPKLDPQDLCGIIPEDVRSPYEVREVIGRLVDGSELHEFKPLYGTTLVCGFARIWGMPVAVIANNGVLFSESALKGAHFIELACQRRVPLLFLQNISGFMVGGRYEAGGIAKDGAKLVTAVATATVPKVTVIIGGSFGAGNYGMCGRAYRPRFLFTWPNSRISVMGGEQAASVLATIRRDALEARGEDWPVDEEEAFKAPIRASYEAEGNPYYATARLWDDGIIDPSQTRDVLGLAFSACLNAPIPKGPRFGLFRM; this is encoded by the coding sequence ATGACGGTGATTTCGACCGCGGTCGACCGCGCCAGCGAAAGCTTCAAAACCAACACCGCCAAGAACAAAGCCCTCGTCGACGAACTCTACGAGCGCTCAGCGAAGACCCGCGAAGGCGGTTCACAGGCAGCGCGGGAACGCCACACCGGCAAGGGCAAACTCCTGCCGCGCGACCGCATCCAGCTTTTGCTCGATGCCGGCAGCCCGTTCCTGGAGATCGGCACCCTGGCGGCCAACGGCATGTATGGCAACGAGGCGCCGGGTGCGGGCATTATATCCGGCATCGGCCGGGTTTCCGGCCGCGAGGTGATGATCGTCGCCAATGACGCGACGGTGAAGGGTGGCGCCTATTACCCCCTGACGGTGAAGAAGCATCTGCGGGCGCAGGAGATTGCCCTGCAGAACCGGCTGCCCTGCCTCTATCTCGTCGATAGCGGCGGCGCCAATCTGCCGCATCAGGCCGAGGTCTTTCCCGACCGCGACCATTTCGGCGCGATCTTCTACAATCAGGCGCAGATGTCGGCCGAAGGCATTCCGCAGATTGCCTGCGTCCTGGGAAGCTGCACCGCCGGCGGCGCCTATGTGCCCGCCATGTCCGACGAAACGGTGATCGTGCGCAATCAGGGCACAATCTTCCTCGCCGGCCCGCCGCTGGTCAAAGCTGCGACCGGAGAAATCATCTCGGCCGAGGAACTCGGCGGCGCCGAGACCCATGGCCGCCGCTCCGGCGTCGTCGATCACGTGGCGGAAAGCGACGAGCATGCGCTGCTCCTGGTGCGCGACATCGTCGCCAGCCTCAACAGCGTCAAATCGGTCGATATCGATGTCCAGCCCCCGCGGCCGCCAAAACTCGATCCGCAGGACCTCTGTGGCATTATCCCCGAGGACGTGCGTTCGCCCTATGAGGTGCGCGAGGTGATCGGCCGCCTCGTCGACGGCTCGGAACTGCATGAGTTCAAGCCGCTCTACGGCACCACGCTGGTCTGTGGCTTTGCCCGTATCTGGGGCATGCCCGTCGCCGTCATTGCCAACAACGGCGTGCTTTTTTCCGAAAGCGCGCTGAAGGGCGCGCATTTCATCGAGCTCGCCTGCCAGCGCCGCGTGCCCCTGCTCTTCCTGCAGAATATCTCCGGCTTCATGGTCGGCGGCCGATATGAGGCCGGCGGGATCGCCAAGGACGGGGCAAAGCTGGTGACCGCGGTTGCGACCGCGACCGTGCCGAAGGTCACGGTCATCATCGGCGGCAGCTTCGGCGCCGGCAATTACGGCATGTGCGGCCGCGCCTATCGCCCGCGTTTCCTCTTCACCTGGCCGAACAGCCGCATCAGCGTCATGGGCGGCGAACAGGCGGCCTCGGTGCTCGCCACCATCCGCCGCGATGCGCTGGAGGCGCGCGGCGAGGATTGGCCTGTTGACGAGGAGGAGGCCTTCAAGGCGCCGATCCGCGCCAGCTACGAGGCCGAAGGCAATCCGTATTATGCCACCGCCCGCCTCTGGGACGACGGCATCATCGATCCCAGCCAGACGCGGGACGTGCTGGGTCTTGCCTTTTCCGCCTGCCTGAATGCGCCGATCCCGAAGGGGCCGCGCTTCGGCCTGTTCCGGATGTGA
- a CDS encoding isovaleryl-CoA dehydrogenase, protein MFDFSLGETADAIRETTARFAAAQIAPLAAEIDESNTFPRQLWPQMGALGLHGITVEEEFGGAGLGYLEHVVAMEEVSRASASVGLSYGAHSNLCVNQIRRWASSEQKHRHLPKLISGEHVGSLAMSEVGSGSDVVSMRLRAEKKGDRYILNGSKFWITNAPHADVLVVYAKTDPVAGPKGISALIIEKGLPGFSVSKKLSKLGMRGSDTAELVFEDCEVPAEALMGQEGEGVKILMSGLDYERAVLAAGPLGIMQACLDVVLPYVRDRKQFGKPIGDFQLMQGKIADMYVALNSARAYVYSVARACDAGRTTRTDAAAAILFASENAVRVSLEAIQALGGAGYTKEWPVERFLRDAKLYDIGAGTNEIRRYLIGRELIAS, encoded by the coding sequence ATGTTTGATTTTTCGCTCGGCGAAACCGCGGACGCGATCCGTGAAACGACGGCGCGGTTTGCCGCCGCTCAGATTGCTCCGTTGGCTGCGGAGATCGATGAAAGCAACACGTTTCCACGTCAGCTCTGGCCTCAGATGGGCGCGCTCGGCCTGCATGGGATCACCGTCGAGGAAGAATTCGGCGGCGCCGGTCTCGGTTATCTCGAGCATGTCGTCGCCATGGAGGAAGTCTCACGGGCTTCGGCCTCCGTCGGCCTGAGCTACGGCGCCCATTCCAATCTCTGCGTCAATCAGATCCGCCGCTGGGCCTCATCTGAGCAGAAACACCGTCATCTGCCGAAGCTGATCTCCGGCGAACATGTCGGCTCGCTCGCCATGTCGGAAGTGGGCTCCGGTTCCGATGTCGTCTCGATGCGGCTGCGTGCCGAGAAAAAGGGCGACCGCTATATTCTGAACGGCAGCAAATTCTGGATCACCAACGCGCCGCATGCCGACGTGCTCGTCGTCTATGCCAAGACCGATCCCGTAGCCGGGCCGAAAGGCATTTCCGCGCTCATCATCGAAAAGGGCCTGCCCGGCTTCAGCGTCTCCAAGAAACTCTCCAAGCTCGGCATGCGCGGCAGCGATACCGCCGAACTGGTCTTCGAGGATTGCGAAGTGCCGGCCGAGGCGCTGATGGGCCAAGAAGGCGAAGGCGTGAAGATCCTGATGTCCGGCCTTGATTACGAGCGCGCGGTGCTCGCCGCCGGCCCGCTCGGCATCATGCAGGCCTGCCTCGATGTCGTGCTGCCCTATGTGCGCGATCGCAAGCAGTTCGGCAAGCCGATCGGCGATTTCCAGCTGATGCAGGGCAAGATCGCCGACATGTATGTCGCGCTGAATTCAGCGCGCGCCTATGTCTATTCCGTCGCTCGCGCCTGCGATGCCGGTCGTACAACGCGCACCGATGCGGCCGCCGCGATTCTCTTTGCCAGCGAGAATGCCGTGAGGGTCTCGCTGGAGGCGATCCAGGCACTCGGCGGCGCCGGTTATACCAAGGAATGGCCGGTCGAGCGCTTTTTGCGCGACGCCAAGCTCTACGATATCGGCGCCGGCACCAATGAGATCCGTCGCTACCTGATCGGGCGGGAGCTGATCGCATCATGA
- a CDS encoding type II toxin-antitoxin system Phd/YefM family antitoxin: MRQFTTGDLNKQVGDVTDAASREPVVLTRHNKPRFVLMSYEHYERMRNGSDPRRAHAVAEMPDEHAELFDETMERLARGEGYDDEP; the protein is encoded by the coding sequence ATGCGACAATTCACGACAGGTGATCTCAACAAGCAAGTCGGCGACGTCACGGATGCCGCGAGCCGCGAGCCTGTCGTTCTTACCCGCCATAATAAGCCGCGTTTCGTGCTGATGAGCTATGAGCACTATGAGCGCATGCGCAATGGCAGCGATCCGCGTCGCGCCCATGCAGTCGCAGAGATGCCGGACGAGCACGCTGAATTGTTTGATGAGACGATGGAGCGGCTGGCGCGCGGCGAAGGCTATGACGATGAGCCATGA
- a CDS encoding SDR family NAD(P)-dependent oxidoreductase, with product MLIRGASFIVSGGGSGLGAATARMLVEAGGRVAIADLNIEAGEGLAREFGSDARFVKADVTDGDDGAAVIAAAMEAFGGIRGLVNCAGVAPAEKVIGRDGPHRLESFTRTIGINLIGTFNMIRLAAAAIQTAEPDGEGERGVIVNTASVAAFDGQIGQAAYAASKGGVAAMTLPIARELARHGIRVVSIAPGIFETPMMAGMPAEVQTALGQSVPFPPRLGRPAEFAGLVRHIFENNMLNGEVIRLDGALRMGAR from the coding sequence ATGCTGATCCGTGGCGCAAGTTTTATCGTGTCCGGCGGCGGCTCCGGCTTGGGGGCGGCGACGGCGCGCATGCTCGTCGAGGCCGGCGGGCGGGTGGCGATCGCCGATCTCAATATCGAGGCGGGTGAAGGGCTTGCTCGGGAATTCGGCAGCGATGCCCGTTTCGTCAAGGCCGACGTGACGGATGGCGACGACGGAGCCGCGGTAATTGCCGCGGCCATGGAAGCCTTCGGCGGCATACGCGGGCTGGTCAATTGCGCCGGCGTGGCGCCGGCCGAAAAGGTGATCGGCCGCGACGGGCCGCATCGGCTGGAGAGTTTTACCCGCACGATCGGCATCAATCTCATTGGCACGTTCAACATGATCCGGCTTGCCGCCGCCGCGATCCAGACTGCGGAGCCGGATGGCGAAGGCGAACGCGGCGTGATCGTCAATACGGCCTCGGTCGCCGCCTTCGACGGCCAGATCGGCCAGGCCGCCTATGCCGCCTCCAAGGGCGGAGTGGCGGCGATGACCTTGCCGATCGCCCGCGAGCTTGCTCGCCACGGCATCCGCGTCGTGTCGATCGCTCCCGGCATTTTCGAGACGCCGATGATGGCCGGTATGCCGGCCGAGGTTCAGACGGCCCTCGGCCAGAGTGTTCCTTTTCCGCCGAGGCTCGGCCGGCCGGCGGAATTTGCCGGACTGGTGCGCCATATCTTTGAAAACAACATGCTGAACGGCGAGGTCATCCGCCTCGACGGCGCATTGCGGATGGGCGCGCGCTGA
- a CDS encoding acetyl-CoA C-acyltransferase — protein MVWQDPIVIVGAARTPIGSFQGELKDATAPELGATAIRAALERSRVAAEAIEEVVFGCVLPAGQGQAPARQAAIGAGLPFATGASTVNKMCGSGMKAVMMAHDQIAAGSASIAVAGGMESMTNAPYLLDKARGGYRLGHGRVVDHMFLDGLEDAYDKGRLMGSFAEDCAEAYQFTREAQDNYAIASLTRAQKAIAEGFFDSEIVPVTVKSGKSEQVASHDEQPGRAKPDKIPTLKPAFREGGTVTAANSSSISDGAAALVLMRRSEAEHRGLTPLATILGHATHSQAPNLFATAPIGALQKLSDRTGLALSDVDFFEINEAFAVVAMAAMRDLDLPHERVNVHGGACALGHPIGASGARILVTLLSALERYDLKRGMAALCIGGGEATAVAIERH, from the coding sequence ATGGTTTGGCAGGATCCCATCGTCATCGTCGGTGCAGCGCGCACCCCGATCGGCAGCTTTCAGGGAGAGCTGAAGGACGCGACCGCGCCGGAGCTCGGAGCAACGGCCATCCGCGCGGCACTTGAGCGCAGCCGCGTCGCCGCCGAGGCGATCGAGGAGGTCGTCTTCGGCTGCGTGCTGCCAGCAGGCCAAGGTCAGGCGCCAGCGCGTCAGGCGGCGATTGGTGCCGGCCTGCCGTTTGCGACCGGGGCCAGCACTGTCAACAAGATGTGCGGCTCGGGCATGAAGGCCGTCATGATGGCCCATGACCAGATCGCCGCCGGCAGCGCTTCGATCGCGGTCGCGGGCGGCATGGAAAGCATGACGAATGCGCCCTATCTCCTCGACAAGGCCCGTGGCGGCTACAGGCTCGGCCATGGGCGTGTCGTGGATCACATGTTCCTCGACGGGCTGGAGGATGCTTATGACAAGGGGCGCTTGATGGGCAGCTTCGCGGAGGATTGCGCCGAGGCCTATCAGTTCACGCGCGAGGCGCAGGACAATTACGCCATCGCCTCTCTGACGCGGGCGCAGAAGGCGATCGCGGAGGGCTTTTTCGACAGCGAGATCGTGCCGGTCACGGTCAAATCGGGTAAATCAGAACAGGTGGCGAGCCACGACGAACAGCCGGGCAGGGCAAAACCCGACAAGATCCCGACGCTGAAGCCCGCCTTCCGCGAAGGCGGCACGGTAACGGCCGCCAATTCCAGCTCGATTTCCGATGGCGCGGCAGCGCTCGTGCTGATGCGCCGTTCCGAGGCAGAGCATCGCGGCCTCACCCCGCTCGCCACCATCCTCGGCCACGCCACGCATTCGCAGGCGCCCAATCTTTTCGCCACCGCGCCGATCGGTGCGCTGCAGAAGCTCTCGGACCGGACCGGCCTGGCGCTCTCGGATGTCGATTTCTTCGAAATCAACGAGGCTTTCGCCGTCGTCGCCATGGCGGCGATGCGCGATCTCGACCTGCCGCATGAAAGGGTCAACGTACATGGCGGCGCCTGCGCCCTCGGCCACCCGATCGGCGCTTCGGGCGCCCGGATCCTGGTGACGCTGCTTTCAGCATTGGAGCGCTACGATCTGAAGCGCGGCATGGCGGCGCTTTGCATCGGCGGCGGCGAGGCGACGGCCGTCGCCATCGAGCGGCACTAG
- a CDS encoding acyl-CoA dehydrogenase family protein — protein sequence MILSELQQQIADLARDFARDRLAPGAAKRDREHLFPREELKEMGELGLLGMLVPEAYGGSDTGVVAYAAALEEIAAGDGPCSTIMSVHSSVGCVPILKFGTEEQRQRFLPKLATGEWIGGFALTEPQAGSDASNLKTRARRDGGHYVIDGAKQFITSGKNGNVIIVFAVTDPGAGKKGITAFIVPTDTPGYEVIRVEEKLGLHSTDTCQIAFNKMRIPADLRLGAEGEGYRIALANLEGGRIGIAAQAVGMARAAFEAARDYARERTAFGKPIIEHQAVAFRLADMAVRIEAARQLVFHAASLREADLPCLSEASMAKLFASEMAERVCSDAIQIHGGYGYMADYPVERIYRDVRICQIYEGTSDVQRMVIARNL from the coding sequence ATGATCCTTTCCGAACTCCAGCAGCAGATCGCAGACCTCGCCCGCGACTTTGCCCGCGACCGGCTGGCGCCTGGAGCGGCCAAGCGCGACCGCGAGCATCTCTTCCCGCGCGAGGAGCTGAAAGAGATGGGCGAACTCGGGCTGCTCGGTATGCTGGTGCCGGAAGCCTATGGCGGCTCGGACACGGGGGTCGTCGCCTATGCCGCGGCACTCGAGGAGATTGCCGCCGGCGACGGGCCTTGTTCGACGATCATGAGCGTGCACAGCTCCGTCGGCTGCGTGCCGATCCTGAAATTCGGCACCGAGGAGCAGCGGCAGCGCTTCCTGCCGAAGCTTGCGACCGGTGAATGGATCGGCGGCTTTGCGCTCACCGAACCGCAGGCCGGTTCCGACGCCTCGAACCTGAAGACCCGAGCCCGGCGTGACGGGGGCCACTATGTGATCGACGGCGCCAAGCAGTTCATCACCTCGGGGAAGAACGGCAATGTCATCATCGTCTTTGCCGTCACCGATCCCGGCGCCGGCAAGAAAGGTATCACCGCCTTCATCGTGCCGACGGATACGCCGGGTTACGAGGTGATCCGCGTCGAGGAAAAACTCGGACTGCATTCCACCGATACCTGCCAGATCGCCTTCAACAAGATGCGCATTCCGGCGGATCTCCGGCTGGGCGCGGAAGGCGAAGGCTACCGCATCGCGCTCGCCAATCTCGAGGGCGGGCGGATCGGTATTGCCGCGCAGGCCGTCGGCATGGCGCGGGCGGCTTTCGAGGCGGCGCGCGACTATGCCAGGGAGCGCACGGCTTTCGGCAAGCCGATTATCGAACATCAGGCCGTCGCCTTTCGCCTTGCCGACATGGCGGTGCGGATCGAGGCGGCGCGCCAGCTCGTCTTTCACGCCGCTTCGCTGCGGGAGGCGGATTTGCCCTGCCTGTCGGAGGCCTCGATGGCGAAGCTCTTTGCCTCGGAGATGGCCGAGCGCGTCTGCTCCGATGCGATCCAGATCCACGGCGGCTACGGCTACATGGCCGATTACCCGGTCGAACGCATCTATCGTGACGTGCGCATCTGCCAGATCTATGAGGGAACGAGCGACGTGCAGCGCATGGTGATTGCCCGCAATCTGTAG